The Haloferax volcanii DS2 DNA segment GACTGCACCGACTGCACCGACCCAGCTGGCTCGGCTCAGTGAATCTCGACGCCGTCCTCGTCGACGCTGATGTCCACGAGGCTCGTCGCCTCGTAGTCGGTGTCGTCGAGGGCGGTCTCGCCGACCTTCCGGATGGCGACGACGATGTCGGAGACCTCCGCGCCGATGTCGTCGAGCGCGCCGCAGATGGCCGCGAGCGTTCCGCCGGTCGAAAGCAGGTCGTCCACGACGAGCACGCGGTCCCCGTCTTCGATGTCGTTGATGAACATCTCCGATTCGGAGTAGCCGGTCGTCTGGTGGAGCGCGACTTCGCCGTCGAGGCCGTACTCGCGCTTGCGGATGACGACGAGCGGCACGTCCGTCTGAAGGGAGAGCGCGGTGGCGATGTGGATTCCCATTGCCTCCGGGGCGACGATTTTGTCCACGTCGAGGTCGGCGGCGCGGGTGATGCCGACGACGACCTCGCGCAGGAGTTGCGGGTCGAGCATCGGCACGCCGTTGCTGATGGGATGGACGAGGTAGGAGTAGCCGTCCTTGTCGATGATGGGCGCTTCGTGTAGGGACTCCTCGAGTCGCTGCATGGGGTCCGTTTCACGAATTGGCCCAAAAGTGGTTCGCTCTCTCGGGGACCGGCGTCGCCCCACCGCCGCCTAGAACACGCCGGGGGCGACGACGTAGACCAGAAGCGACCCGACGACACCGACGAACAGCGCGAAGACGACGGTCGGCACGACCACCTTCCGGAGGATGTCGCCCTCGCGGCCCGCGATGCCGATGACGCCGGAGATGGCGGCGATGTTGAGGACCGATATCATGTTCCCGACGCCGCCGCCGACGTTCTGAATAGCGACGACGAGCGCGCGGGAGATACCGACGTCGGCGGCCGCATTGTACTGCAGGGCGTTGAACAGGATGTCCGACGTGGTGTTGCTCCCGGTGACGAAGGTTCCGAGCGCGCCGATCCACGGGGCGACGACGGGAAGCGCCGCCCCCGCCCCTTCGGCTAACACCAACGAGAGGACGTTCATC contains these protein-coding regions:
- the hpt gene encoding hypoxanthine/guanine phosphoribosyltransferase, which translates into the protein MQRLEESLHEAPIIDKDGYSYLVHPISNGVPMLDPQLLREVVVGITRAADLDVDKIVAPEAMGIHIATALSLQTDVPLVVIRKREYGLDGEVALHQTTGYSESEMFINDIEDGDRVLVVDDLLSTGGTLAAICGALDDIGAEVSDIVVAIRKVGETALDDTDYEATSLVDISVDEDGVEIH